The proteins below come from a single Asanoa ferruginea genomic window:
- a CDS encoding glycoside hydrolase family 26 protein: MKAGTLTAAITLAAGLALTACGSTTPGPGAGTGQPAAGAPASSAPPDKPVVAKVGDVLGDRPLFGVMLPERTKKAVDAIEKATDCRPELIKVFASVEDGISAKTLAEVPGTPLLSVEPWSTAGGEEQPDWRLARTIDGSWDEKYAAIARAVVAYQKPILVRFAHEMNGHWYPWGSTNGNRKGEYVKAWKHVVGLFRDMGATNALWVWSPNIIRGADSRTLKEFWPGEDYVDVVGLTGYGVRESDPTRTYKDTLELMYALTDKPIVLTEVGVQPGPEKRGWLKAFGPWLKSNPRIAGFIWNQVNRDGQWSFDDTDGNLAAFRSGLAKSGVAC; encoded by the coding sequence GTGAAGGCCGGAACCCTGACCGCGGCGATCACCCTGGCCGCCGGACTGGCCCTGACCGCCTGCGGAAGCACGACGCCCGGTCCCGGCGCCGGCACGGGCCAACCCGCCGCCGGCGCACCGGCGTCGTCGGCGCCGCCGGACAAGCCCGTCGTGGCCAAGGTCGGCGACGTCCTCGGCGACCGCCCGCTCTTCGGCGTGATGCTGCCCGAGCGCACAAAGAAGGCGGTCGACGCGATCGAGAAGGCGACCGACTGCCGGCCCGAGCTGATCAAGGTGTTCGCGTCGGTCGAGGACGGCATCTCCGCGAAGACGCTGGCCGAGGTGCCCGGCACCCCGCTGCTGTCGGTCGAGCCGTGGAGCACCGCCGGCGGCGAGGAGCAACCCGACTGGCGGCTCGCGCGCACGATCGACGGCAGCTGGGACGAGAAATACGCCGCGATCGCGCGCGCTGTCGTCGCGTACCAGAAGCCGATCCTGGTCCGTTTCGCGCACGAGATGAACGGCCACTGGTATCCGTGGGGTAGCACGAACGGCAACCGCAAGGGCGAGTACGTCAAGGCCTGGAAGCACGTCGTCGGCCTGTTTCGCGACATGGGCGCGACCAACGCGCTGTGGGTCTGGTCGCCCAACATCATCCGCGGCGCCGACAGCCGCACGCTCAAGGAGTTCTGGCCCGGCGAGGACTATGTCGACGTGGTCGGGCTGACCGGCTACGGCGTCCGCGAGAGCGACCCGACCAGGACCTACAAGGACACCCTCGAACTGATGTACGCGCTGACCGACAAGCCCATCGTGCTGACCGAGGTCGGTGTCCAGCCCGGCCCGGAGAAGCGCGGTTGGCTCAAGGCGTTCGGTCCCTGGCTGAAGAGCAACCCGCGGATCGCGGGCTTCATCTGGAACCAGGTCAACCGCGACGGCCAGTGGAGTTTCGACGACACCGACGGCAACCTCGCCGCGTTCCGCTCCGGCCTGGCCAAGTCGGGTGTCGCCTGCTGA
- a CDS encoding glycosyltransferase family 2 protein: protein MLTAGQAKEEVVGVGRRQHAPVESDEAPIYVPAPPSDEEKYSYFQKPKPWIFAWIFVSALGILYGYVMVAVKSPLTTPALLVLPIMVMPVLVNFWLRSHRPRLTLEQHQEVLRRYRPDPADTVDIWVPICGEPIPVLRNTCRTVAALEWHAPVMRYLLDDGDPRREVEEMALEFGFVYVRRRDAVPGREPREGERGWLKKAGNMINAFELSMGRFGVVFDADFAPRPDFLKETVPYMQAYPRTGIVQTAQYFDISPWMNYVQRGAGSLQEVFFRWIQPARDVWRAAICAGTNVVYRRDAVESVGGFARVPLGEDVNSGVKLWTGGWETRYLPLALAKGVAPDTWGAITNQQQRWCRSSMLLMTEKHFRDAKFNWQQRMAFWAAFLYYMASAGLLLTAPFPTLTMLWFFPDKVLPHNYLPMLPALLATLLIFPMMARGWRPEIFRLCMINSGCHVIAIGDALRAKVQEWVPTGAVTKAAKTKKKGAPERVSRLLRTWVIVVQVLLWSGLALRLPEYGIGTLWATALLAAVQLYMVAPLLLPSYGIRPSTPPLEVTDRGPAVAAAERAWSATRSAAAQRQVGWDAPPPAWSTHPDQRHPRHNHPHPVQAHHGGPPPVGHAPGPYGPAPRPPVRRSPHDAVAYPGPHQPDPPHHLERAR from the coding sequence GTGCTGACCGCTGGTCAGGCCAAGGAGGAAGTGGTGGGCGTGGGCAGGCGTCAGCATGCACCGGTCGAGTCGGACGAGGCTCCGATCTACGTTCCCGCGCCGCCCTCCGACGAGGAGAAGTACAGCTACTTCCAGAAGCCGAAGCCGTGGATCTTCGCCTGGATCTTCGTCTCCGCGCTCGGCATCCTCTACGGCTACGTGATGGTCGCGGTCAAGTCGCCGCTGACCACGCCGGCGTTGTTGGTGCTGCCCATCATGGTCATGCCGGTGCTGGTCAACTTCTGGCTGCGCAGCCACCGGCCGCGGCTCACCCTCGAACAGCACCAGGAGGTGCTTCGCCGCTACCGGCCCGACCCGGCCGACACCGTCGACATCTGGGTGCCGATCTGCGGCGAGCCGATTCCGGTGCTGCGCAACACCTGCCGCACCGTCGCCGCCCTCGAGTGGCACGCCCCGGTCATGCGCTACCTGCTCGACGACGGTGACCCGCGCCGCGAGGTCGAGGAGATGGCGCTGGAGTTCGGCTTCGTCTACGTCCGGCGGCGCGATGCGGTGCCCGGGCGGGAGCCGCGCGAGGGGGAGCGGGGCTGGCTGAAGAAGGCCGGCAACATGATCAACGCCTTCGAGTTGTCGATGGGCCGGTTCGGTGTGGTGTTCGACGCCGACTTCGCGCCGCGGCCGGACTTCCTCAAGGAGACCGTGCCCTACATGCAGGCCTACCCGCGGACCGGCATCGTGCAGACGGCGCAGTACTTCGACATCTCACCGTGGATGAACTACGTCCAGCGCGGCGCCGGCAGCCTCCAGGAGGTCTTCTTCCGCTGGATCCAGCCCGCCCGCGACGTGTGGCGGGCGGCGATCTGCGCCGGCACCAATGTGGTCTACCGCCGCGACGCCGTCGAGTCGGTGGGCGGGTTCGCCCGGGTGCCGCTCGGTGAAGACGTCAACTCCGGCGTGAAGCTGTGGACCGGTGGCTGGGAGACCCGCTACCTGCCGCTCGCCCTGGCCAAGGGGGTCGCGCCGGACACCTGGGGCGCCATCACCAACCAGCAGCAGCGCTGGTGCCGGTCGTCGATGCTGCTGATGACCGAGAAGCACTTCCGCGACGCCAAGTTCAACTGGCAGCAGCGGATGGCGTTCTGGGCGGCGTTCCTCTACTACATGGCCTCGGCCGGCCTGCTGCTCACCGCGCCGTTCCCGACGCTGACCATGCTCTGGTTCTTCCCGGACAAGGTGCTGCCGCACAACTACCTGCCGATGCTTCCGGCGTTGCTGGCCACCCTGCTGATCTTCCCCATGATGGCCCGCGGCTGGCGTCCCGAGATCTTCCGGCTCTGCATGATCAACTCGGGCTGTCACGTGATCGCGATCGGCGACGCGCTCCGCGCCAAGGTGCAGGAGTGGGTGCCCACCGGCGCCGTGACCAAGGCGGCGAAGACCAAGAAGAAGGGCGCGCCCGAACGGGTCTCCCGGCTGCTGCGGACCTGGGTGATCGTCGTGCAGGTGCTGCTGTGGTCGGGCCTGGCGCTGCGGCTCCCCGAATACGGCATCGGCACCCTCTGGGCCACCGCGTTGCTCGCCGCCGTGCAGCTCTACATGGTCGCGCCGTTGTTGCTGCCGTCGTACGGCATCCGCCCCAGCACCCCGCCCCTCGAGGTGACCGATCGCGGGCCGGCCGTGGCGGCGGCCGAGCGGGCCTGGAGTGCGACGCGTTCGGCGGCGGCGCAGCGTCAGGTGGGGTGGGACGCACCGCCGCCGGCCTGGTCCACCCACCCGGACCAGCGCCACCCGCGGCACAACCACCCGCACCCCGTCCAGGCGCACCATGGCGGGCCGCCGCCGGTCGGTCACGCGCCGGGCCCGTACGGTCCCGCGCCGCGTCCGCCGGTGCGGCGGTCGCCGCACGACGCTGTCGCCTATCCGGGCCCGCACCAGCCCGATCCGCCACACCATCTGGAGCGTGCCCGGTGA